In Torulaspora delbrueckii CBS 1146 chromosome 1, complete genome, one genomic interval encodes:
- the RPL14A gene encoding 60S ribosomal protein eL14 (similar to Saccharomyces cerevisiae RPL14B (YHL001W) and RPL14A (YKL006W); ancestral locus Anc_2.505) codes for MSTDSTVKTSNWRLVEVGRVVLVTKGQAAGKLAAIVEIIDQKKVLIDGPQSGVPRQAINLGQVVLTPLTFTLPRGARTSTVSKKWTSANVTEKWNATSWAKKIAQRERRSALSDFERFQVMVLRKQKRYTVKKALAKA; via the coding sequence ATGTCCACCGATTCTACTGTGAAGACTTCCAACTGGAGATTAGTCGAAGTCGGCCGTGTTGTCTTGGTCACTAAGGGCCAAGCAGCTGGTAAATTGGCTGCCATTGTCGAAATCATCGATCAAAAGAAGGTTTTGATCGACGGTCCACAATCTGGTGTTCCACGTCAAGCTATCAACTTGGGTCAAGTTGTCTTGACTCCATTGACCTTTACTCTACCAAGAGGTGCCAGAACTTCCACTGTCTCCAAGAAGTGGACTTCTGCTAACGTTACTGAGAAATGGAACGCTACTTCCTGGGCTAAGAAGATTGCTCAACGTGAAAGACGTTCTGCTTTGtctgactttgaaagattccAAGTTATGGTCTTGAGAAAGCAAAAGAGATACACCGTTAAGAAGGCTCTAGCTAAGGCTTAA
- the CAP1 gene encoding Cap1p (similar to Saccharomyces cerevisiae CAP1 (YKL007W); ancestral locus Anc_2.503), protein MSSTAFDSIIEQIVSDSPSGEILEVYNDLLAIVGESAKESILDAIEQYNVKNTVAVDVDGNSVLLSKYNKEGTKFYDPANGISFSVDHLNRKGLDVGPYSVKLTEEQQSLLESLQKYASTNFSGDVTLAVYPIADSNKVVIILISTRNNPSNFYNGNWKSEYIYDIDSTELTGTIDVHVHYYEDGNVSFRSNKEVEIIKTKDVVKTIQEIEKDFEDLLDVSFSELNEKKFKTLRRRLPITRSKVNWGKAIGTYRLGKDAAQGN, encoded by the coding sequence ATGTCCTCAACAGCTTTTGACTCGATCATTGAACAGATAGTCTCGGATAGCCCTAGCGGTGAGATCTTGGAAGTTTACAATGACTTACTTGCCATCGTTGGAGAATCTGCCAAAGAATCGATACTCGACGCAATTGAACAATACAACGTGAAGAACACAGTAGCAGTGGATGTTGATGGTAATTCGGTGCTTTTATCAAAATATAACAAAGAGGGGACAAAATTTTACGACCCAGCAAATGGTATCTCGTTCTCAGTGGATCATCTAAACAGGAAAGGATTAGATGTTGGGCCATACTCGGTCAAATTgactgaagaacaacaaagCTTGCTTGAAAGCTTACAAAAATACGCCTCTACCAATTTCTCTGGAGATGTAACTTTAGCAGTATACCCAATTGCCGACTCAAACAAGGTCGTGATCATACTAATTAGCACAAGAAACAatccatcaaatttctaCAACGGTAATTGGAAGTCTGAGTATATTTATGACATTGATTCAACTGAACTAACTGGGACCATTGATGTCCATGTGCACTACTATGAGGATGGTAACGTGAGTTTCAGATCCAACAAGGAGGTTGAGATCATAAAGACTAAAGATGTTGTGAAGaccattcaagaaatagagaaagactttgaagatcttttggatGTCTCATTCTCCGAATTaaatgagaagaaattcaagaccttaagaagaagattgcCCATCACAAGATCAAAGGTAAATTGGGGTAAAGCCATCGGTACATACAGGCTTGGTAAAGATGCCGCTCAAGGTAACTAA
- the SFT1 gene encoding Sft1p (similar to Saccharomyces cerevisiae SFT1 (YKL006C-A); ancestral locus Anc_2.504): MSSSRYTQVENRNDQKLESLAGKLATFRGINQEIGDEAAADSSVMNQISNSFDSMLNNVRHSSQRLTRSMNAGNNVWRMVGLAMLLFFIIYTLYKLF; this comes from the exons ATGTCCAGTTCAAGATATACTCAGGTAGAGAATAGA aatgatcaaaaattAGAGAGCCTTGCTGGTAAGTTGGCAACTTTCAGGGGTATAAACCAAGAGATTGGTGATGAAGCTGCGGCTGACAGCTCCGTGATGAACCAGATATCGAATTCGTTCGATTCGATGCTTAATAATGTGAGACATTCATCTCAGAGGCTAACAAGATCGATGAATGCTGGTAATAACGTATGGAGAATGGTAGGACTAGCCATGTTGCTATTTTTTATCATTTATACTTTATATAAGCTTTTTTAA
- the TDEL0A02770 gene encoding TLC domain-containing protein (similar to Saccharomyces cerevisiae LAG1 (YHL003C) and LAC1 (YKL008C); ancestral locus Anc_2.501): MSAPPPLKPMTSANRLTVKTRSRRTSSVGKIDLGDTVPGIGTMSETRESRDDSNKRMKALAEAKENDMALLQKFWLTYRELSYRHAWLTPLMIMAIVYTAYFTSGNRTEKNPLHMFVAVSYRIRDTDMYGKGIKDLCFVFFYMIFFTFLREFLMECVIRPITIALGVTSHHKVKRMMEQVYAIIYYGFSGPAGLYIMYHSDLWLFKTAPMYRTYPDLLNHYHFKVFYLAQAAFWAQQACVLVLQLEKPRKDYKELVFHHIITLLLIWSSYVFHFTKIGLEIYITMDVSDFFLSLSKTCNYLDSALTAPVFMTFVASWVYLRHYVNLRILWSVLTEFRTEGNYVLNFATQQYKCWISLPIVFVLIAALQLVNLYWLGCIGRILYRLLWKGIQKDERSDSESDDEEEVDNEQKNSKPITETDNINIQDIPRDVKHEKAH, encoded by the coding sequence ATGTCTGCACCACcacctttgaaaccaaTGACGTCAGCGAACCGATTGACAGTCAAGACAAGAAGTAGGCGGACATCATCCGTTGGCAAGATCGACCTTGGTGACACTGTACCCGGTATCGGGACCATGAGTGAAACCAGAGAGTCAAGAGATGATTCCAACAAGCGTATGAAGGCTTTAGCGGAGGCAAAGGAAAATGATATGGCGCTCTTACAAAAATTCTGGCTTACCTATAGAGAATTGAGCTATCGTCATGCCTGGTTGACACCCCTCATGATCATGGCCATTGTTTACACGGCATACTTCACTTCAGGTAACAGGACAGAAAAGAATCCTTTGCATATGTTCGTGGCCGTTTCTTATAGAATTCGTGATACTGACATGTACGGTAAAGGTATCAAGGATCTCTGTTTCGTTTTCTTTTACATGATCTTTTTCACGTTCCTGCGTGAATTCCTCATGGAATGTGTCATTCGTCCAATAACCATTGCGCTTGGCGTCACCTCTCACCATAAAGTCAAGAGAATGATGGAACAGGTCTATGCAATTATCTATTATGGGTTTTCAGGTCCCGCAGGACTTTACATCATGTATCATTCGGATTTGTGGCTTTTCAAGACCGCTCCGATGTACAGAACTTATCCAGATCTATTAAATCATTACCacttcaaagtcttttaTTTGGCGCAGGCAGCGTTTTGGGCTCAACAGGCTTGTGTTCTCGTTCTGCAACTGGAGAAACCAAGAAaagattacaaagaacTAGTTTTTCATCACATCATTACTTTGTTATTGATTTGGTCCTCTTACGTTTTCCATTTCACAAAAATTGGTTTAGAAATCTATATTACCATGGACGTTTCTGATTTCTTTTTGTCTTTGTCAAAGACTTGCAACTATTTGGATTCTGCTTTAACAGCGCCGGTCTTCATGACTTTTGTTGCTAGTTGGGTTTATTTGCGTCACTACGTCAACCTTAGAATCCTTTGGTCAGTTCTGACTGAGTTCCGTACTGAAGGCAATTATGTTTTAAATTTTGCCACACAGCAATACAAATGTTGGATTTCGCTGCCAATCGTTTTTGTCTTGATCGCAGCTCTGCAATTGGTTAATCTATATTGGCTTGGATGCATCGGAAGGATTCTATACAGATTACTATGGAAAGGAATTCAGAAGGATGAAAGAAGTGATAGTGAAtcggatgatgaagaagaagttgacaACGAGCAAAAGAACAGCAAACCAATCACTGAGACTGACAACATCAACATACAAGATATACCAAGGGATGTAAAGCACGAGAAGGCACACTGA
- the HSE1 gene encoding ESCRT-0 subunit protein HSE1 (similar to Saccharomyces cerevisiae HSE1 (YHL002W); ancestral locus Anc_2.502) encodes MSITRSILRATDGNLRTDNWQYILDVCDRVREDPEDGGEEAIEVIEERLEQKDANVILRTLTLIVSLAENCGSRLKQLISSKHFTRQLYSLIESKSIHVTVKRETAKMVKQLSLSFKDDPSLRCMGDLLSRISSVAPHLVETEQPNVPSKKEMSADSKQKEDQDFEEALKLSLAEYERQQQHEQQQQQQQQRNQQPVVAANIQPEQPVQTISNQGEAKSSAPAVIRKVRAMYDLSSEEPDELSFRKGDVIVVLEQVYRDWWRGTLCGKVGIFPLNYVTPIEEPSAEELEAEKRKEDALFSQKANIDQLYYTLENSKACGNGDLTQNPTINDMYGSITPLRPQVAKTIGKYARKREDLASLRQVLATAEATYNQLLDRATNAYTSPVPQQYASLAGRGPTMAPYGGERPQGQFYGRVPTQPATRPEFAQSNYVQPQQSPYAPQDQHRGQYMQ; translated from the coding sequence ATGAGTATCACAAGGTCGATTCTCAGGGCTACTGATGGCAATTTGCGCACAGATAACTGGCAGTATATTTTGGATGTGTGTGATAGGGTCAGGGAGGATCCCGAAGATGGGGGCGAGGAGGCTATTGAAGTGATAGAGGAGAGGTTGGAGCAAAAGGATGCAAACGTGATATTAAGGACTTTAACGTTGATTGTTTCTCTAGCGGAGAATTGTGGATCACGTCTGAAGCAGCTTATCAGTTCGAAACATTTTACTCGGCAGCTGTATTCACTGATAGAAAGTAAATCTATTCACGTAACGGTGAAACGTGAAACGGCGAAAATGGTCAAAcagctttctctttcttttaAGGATGACCCTTCATTGCGATGTATGGGGGATTTACTTTCGCGAATCAGTTCTGTCGCTCCTCATCTTGTGGAGACTGAACAACCCAATGTGCCTTCCAAGAAGGAGATGAGTGCGGATTCTAAGCAGAAGGAAGATcaggattttgaagaagctttgaaaCTGTCATTAGCTGAGTATGAACGGCAACAACAACACgaacaacagcagcagcagcagcagcaacgAAATCAACAACCTGTGGTAGCAGCCAATATACAACCAGAGCAGCCTGTACAAACTATTTCGAATCAAGGAGAAGCGAAATCGTCAGCACCAGCTGTCATCAGAAAAGTGCGCGCGATGTACGATCTTTCGAGTGAAGAACCAGATGAACTGTCCTTTAGGAAAGGTGATGTTATAgttgttcttgaacaagTCTACAGAGATTGGTGGAGAGGCACATTATGTGGAAAGGTAGGGATCTTTCCACTGAACTACGTTACACCCATAGAAGAACCATCCGCTGAAGAGTTGGAAGCagagaagaggaaagaagATGCTCTATTTTCTCAAAAGGCTAACATTGATCAGCTTTATTACACTTTAGAAAATTCCAAAGCCTGTGGAAATGGTGATTTAACTCAAAACCCGACAATCAATGATATGTACGGCTCCATTACTCCACTGAGACCTCAGGTGGCAAAGACTATTGGCAAATATGCCCGTAAGAGAGAAGATCTCGCATCACTACGTCAAGTACTGGCGACTGCAGAGGCTACTTACAATCAGTTACTCGATCGCGCTACCAATGCATACACATCACCAGTGCCGCAACAGTATGCATCTTTGGCTGGTCGTGGGCCAACGATGGCACCTTACGGAGGAGAACGGCCGCAAGGCCAGTTTTATGGCAGAGTGCCAACGCAGCCCGCAACACGACCTGAATTTGCTCAATCGAATTATGTTCAACCTCAACAATCTCCATATGCTCCTCAGGACCAACATCGGGGCCAATATATGCAGTAG
- the BYE1 gene encoding Bye1p (similar to Saccharomyces cerevisiae BYE1 (YKL005C); ancestral locus Anc_2.506), translating into MSIRTSSRSTKGQNKYLQSMLEEEPEPYYKGQQNGAEKANEDDDNEDGDEGIVRCPVCGTNDDNYDAENDAYGDMVQCDGCNSWQHIRCMTNGQDSVNCLLDKDGKYHCDQCDPSRYSQLSEHEDQEFKLNNEDTRFMDDNFDDHNDEDDDEPVGGKRRRSRQQSRRSVSNGEGDHSVKRKKSLAASDDREGEARLRQNALKMFNDLFSKYIIPDTIEAEVYQLPNDIEENQDLADNMSKNLESELYEACLDKENNRLGKFYPEKVRSIFSNLKDKKNLTLKTHVVNGSLPLSKLATMSAQELANPDLQAFKEKVDSQSLDQLIIEQPNKPRWVKTHKGEELIEDENEFQENDMVYAKHVVTHHEEPDINIRNVSIPPGDPLATADQPDTKQEPEKVVQKEVLPDNNEVRVSYPEIDNEFLGNVTYLGSSKELENNPYKTAFGDAQLFVEGRLSRGKVLSYLHETQSSRTLLLYELIPKDDWNMEEYESAANFKKMHSFLINNDKIIGIKNKRRYEKNIYLIPSEGNESCFAIESILEKNNSRSSLSDNEKKLYLLVLVKPELLSQAR; encoded by the coding sequence ATGTCGATTCGTACGTCCTCGAGATCTACAAAGGGTCAGAATAAGTACCTGCAGAGCatgttggaagaagagccaGAACCTTACTATAAGGGTCAGCAAAACGGTGCTGAAAAGGCTaacgaggatgatgacaatgaGGATGGGGATGAAGGGATAGTTAGATGTCCAGTTTGTGGAacaaatgatgataattATGATGCAGAGAATGATGCGTATGGTGATATGGTACAATGCGATGGCTGCAACTCGTGGCAACATATCAGGTGTATGACGAATGGACAGGATAGTGTAAATTGTTTGTTGGATAAAGACGGCAAATATCATTGTGATCAATGCGATCCCTCACGATATTCACAGCTATCGGAGCACGAGgatcaagaattcaagTTGAATAATGAAGATACCAGGTTCATGGATGACAATTTCGACGATCATAAcgacgaagatgacgatgaacCTGTCGGTGGGAAGAGGCGTCGCAGTCGTCAACAGAGCCGTCGTAGTGTTTCCAACGGTGAGGGAGACCATTCAgtaaagagaaagaaatcgTTGGCGGCATCAGATGATAGAGAAGGCGAGGCAAGATTAAGACAAAATGCACTAAAGATGTTTAATGACCTGTTCAGCAAATACATCATACCGGACACTATTGAAGCAGAAGTATATCAATTACCAaatgatattgaagagaatCAAGATTTGGCCGACAATATGTCCAAGAATTTGGAATCTGAATTGTACGAGGCCTGTCTGGATAAAGAGAATAATCGTCTAGGTAAATTTTACCCAGAGAAGGTCAGAAGTatattttccaatttgaaggacaagaagaatttgacatTAAAAACCCATGTCGTGAATGGAAGTCTTCCTTTATCTAAGTTAGCCACGATGAGCGCACAGGAGTTGGCAAACCCAGATTTACAAGCatttaaagaaaaagtCGATTCTCAATCGctggatcaattgatcatcgAACAACCAAACAAGCCGCGTTGGGTCAAGACTCATAAAGGTGAAGAGTTgatcgaagatgaaaatgaatttcaagaaaatgatatGGTTTATGCAAAGCACGTTGTAACCCATCATGAAGAACCAGATATAAATATAAGGAATGTGTCAATACCACCTGGAGATCCATTGGCTACCGCTGATCAACCCGACACAAAACAGGAGCCTGAAAAAGTCGTTCAGAAGGAAGTTCTTCCCGATAATAACGAAGTAAGAGTCTCATACCCAGAAATCGATAATGAATTTCTCGGTAATGTGACATATTTGGGTTCCTCCAAGGAACTTGAAAACAATCCTTACAAGACTGCATTTGGCGATGCTCAACTTTTTGTAGAGGGTCGTCTTTCGAGAGGTAAAGTACTCAGCTACTTGCACGAGACACAATCATCTAGGACGTTGCTGCTTTATGAACTGATACCGAAAGATGACTGGAACATGGAGGAGTATGAATCAGCGGCTAATTTTAAAAAGATGCATAGTTTTTTGATTAATAATGACAAGATCATTGGGATTAAGAATAAACGAAGGTACGAAAAGAACATATACCTGATACCATCGGAAGGTAATGAAAGCTGCTTTGCAATTGAATCTatcttggagaagaataattcaagaagttcacTAAGTGATAATGAGAAAAAATTATATTTATTAGTTCTGGTTAAACCAGAACTATTATCTCAAGCCAGAtaa